One genomic region from Candidatus Nitrosopumilus koreensis AR1 encodes:
- a CDS encoding Rieske (2Fe-2S) protein: MGKIIAGKTADIPPGKMIKVSIDGRDILVANIDGEYCATDDSCTHSGASLSEGKLDGCVITCGWHAAEFDCKTGKLVKFPAKIRDLTSYSVVVESDNVFVEM, encoded by the coding sequence ATGGGAAAAATTATTGCAGGAAAAACAGCAGATATTCCTCCTGGAAAAATGATCAAAGTATCAATTGATGGAAGAGACATACTAGTTGCAAATATAGATGGTGAATACTGTGCAACAGATGATTCATGCACTCATTCCGGTGCAAGTCTTTCAGAAGGAAAATTAGATGGATGTGTCATCACATGTGGATGGCATGCAGCAGAATTTGATTGCAAGACAGGAAAATTAGTAAAATTCCCAGCAAAAATTAGAGATTTGACATCATACAGCGTTGTTGTAGAATCAGATAACGTGTTTGTAGAGATGTAA
- a CDS encoding UPF0147 family protein, translated as MADDKQNKESMKEAIETLNQITSSSSTPKTIKKSITDLIADLNNEEYSLSVRAANTISLLDDVTQDPNMPSYVRTQLWQAVSKLESIRE; from the coding sequence ATGGCTGACGATAAACAAAATAAAGAATCAATGAAAGAGGCAATTGAGACATTAAATCAGATCACATCCAGTAGCTCAACTCCAAAGACAATAAAAAAATCCATTACAGACTTGATTGCTGATTTGAATAATGAAGAATATTCATTATCTGTAAGAGCAGCAAATACAATTAGTTTGCTTGACGATGTAACACAAGATCCTAATATGCCATCTTATGTCAGAACCCAATTATGGCAAGCAGTTTCCAAGTTAGAAAGCATAAGGGAATAA
- a CDS encoding GNAT family N-acetyltransferase — protein sequence MIRNAKLSDKLQVLKFCQNTFSWGDYVEHVWDFWITEDLLFVYEKQTPVGICHAFFSKNQIWIEGIRVDPNFRKQKIASDLIKHVESLGKKDSALFSFMLVDTENSISLSMAKSLEYGIFQTWNFYSLEPKKNLHFNIIFAKSLDESICTHYVKSWRWLPIDNTLLSEFSKQNKLIQSKINGKTSTAILSDSEHFDNTLIVTLFSGSDKSTSQILLFLQNHAIQNNYTRIQILTKENLSNLDLLEHKLSFHLLRKHLS from the coding sequence ATGATTAGAAATGCAAAACTTTCAGACAAACTTCAAGTTTTAAAATTTTGTCAAAATACATTCTCATGGGGTGATTATGTTGAACATGTTTGGGATTTTTGGATAACTGAAGATCTGTTGTTTGTTTATGAGAAACAGACGCCTGTTGGTATTTGTCATGCATTTTTCTCAAAAAATCAAATTTGGATAGAAGGCATTAGAGTAGATCCAAATTTCCGAAAGCAAAAAATTGCATCTGATTTAATAAAACATGTAGAATCGTTAGGAAAAAAAGATAGTGCATTATTTTCGTTCATGCTAGTTGATACTGAAAATTCAATTTCACTTTCTATGGCAAAATCATTAGAATATGGGATTTTTCAAACCTGGAATTTTTATTCTCTTGAGCCTAAAAAAAACTTACATTTCAATATTATTTTTGCAAAATCCTTAGATGAAAGTATTTGCACTCATTATGTTAAATCCTGGCGATGGCTTCCAATTGATAATACGCTACTATCTGAATTTTCTAAACAAAATAAATTAATTCAATCAAAAATTAATGGTAAAACTTCTACTGCAATTCTTTCTGATTCTGAGCATTTTGATAATACTCTTATTGTTACATTATTTTCAGGATCTGATAAAAGTACATCACAAATACTATTATTTCTGCAAAACCATGCCATACAAAATAACTATACTCGCATTCAAATTTTAACTAAA
- a CDS encoding methyltransferase domain-containing protein, protein MKIDEYLETLPENLLSGEDVELPEKSLKEIFKIVDLKKDDVFYHLGCGSEKGIEIAKKEFQVKKAVGIDNNCKKIENAKKNLKVKQIQAELICQDILESEISDASVILFWFTDENITNQMLEKFEKLKPETKIITIWGPLPDCIPDKVDFPYIINKVPFKKSKSMQEQLLAIFGVKCVDFVTAWEFAERYTKAIGSPEIKNDRFLTIIQTLVIWINAKKLGVACGDEIPESIQTYMKLMKMNFDIDFEPMLKE, encoded by the coding sequence TTGAAAATTGATGAATATTTAGAGACTCTACCTGAGAATTTACTTAGTGGAGAGGACGTAGAGTTACCAGAAAAATCTCTGAAAGAGATTTTCAAGATTGTTGATCTAAAAAAAGACGATGTTTTTTACCATTTAGGGTGTGGAAGTGAAAAAGGAATAGAAATTGCAAAAAAGGAATTTCAAGTAAAAAAAGCAGTAGGGATAGACAACAATTGCAAAAAGATTGAAAATGCCAAAAAAAATCTCAAAGTAAAACAAATTCAGGCTGAATTGATATGTCAAGATATTTTAGAGTCAGAAATATCTGATGCATCAGTGATCCTATTTTGGTTCACAGATGAAAACATTACAAATCAAATGTTAGAAAAATTTGAAAAACTAAAACCAGAAACAAAAATAATTACAATTTGGGGACCTCTTCCAGATTGCATTCCAGACAAGGTAGATTTTCCATATATTATCAACAAAGTTCCATTCAAAAAATCCAAAAGTATGCAAGAACAATTACTAGCAATATTTGGTGTAAAGTGCGTAGATTTTGTTACGGCATGGGAGTTTGCCGAAAGATACACAAAAGCAATAGGATCACCAGAAATCAAAAATGATAGATTTCTTACAATCATTCAGACATTGGTGATATGGATTAATGCAAAAAAGTTGGGAGTTGCTTGTGGAGATGAGATCCCTGAATCAATTCAGACATACATGAAGCTTATGAAAATGAATTTTGACATTGATTTTGAACCTATGTTAAAAGAATAA